A genomic window from Motilibacter aurantiacus includes:
- the rplA gene encoding 50S ribosomal protein L1, whose protein sequence is MKRSKAYRSAAEKIDFDKLYGPVEAVRLAKETSTVKYDATVEVALRLGVDPRKADQMVRGTVNLPHGTGKTARVLVFATGDRAAQAEAAGADIVGADELIEEVQKGRLDFDAVVATPDLMGKVGRLGRVLGPRGLMPNPKTGTVTADVAKAVSDIKGGKIEFRVDRHSNLHFIIGKASFDERALVENYAAAMDEINRLKPSAAKGRYIKKATITTTMGPGIPLDAARRAVIEDEAPASA, encoded by the coding sequence GTGAAGCGCAGCAAGGCATACCGCTCTGCGGCCGAGAAGATCGACTTCGACAAGCTGTACGGCCCGGTCGAGGCCGTCCGGCTCGCGAAGGAGACCTCGACGGTCAAGTACGACGCCACGGTCGAGGTCGCCCTCCGCCTCGGCGTCGACCCGCGCAAGGCCGACCAGATGGTCCGCGGCACGGTCAACCTCCCGCACGGCACCGGCAAGACGGCTCGCGTCCTCGTCTTCGCCACCGGTGACCGTGCGGCCCAGGCCGAGGCCGCCGGCGCGGACATCGTCGGCGCCGACGAGCTGATCGAGGAGGTCCAGAAGGGCCGCCTCGACTTCGACGCCGTCGTCGCGACCCCCGACCTCATGGGCAAGGTCGGCCGTCTCGGCCGCGTCCTCGGCCCGCGTGGCCTGATGCCGAACCCGAAGACCGGCACCGTCACCGCGGACGTGGCCAAGGCCGTCAGCGACATCAAGGGCGGCAAGATCGAGTTCCGCGTCGACCGGCACTCGAACCTGCACTTCATCATCGGCAAGGCGAGCTTCGACGAGCGTGCGCTGGTCGAGAACTACGCCGCCGCCATGGACGAGATCAACCGTCTCAAGCCCTCGGCGGCCAAGGGCCGCTACATCAAGAAGGCGACGATCACGACGACGATGGGCCCGGGCATCCCGCTGGACGCCGCTCGTCGTGCTGTGATCGAGGACGAGGCCCCTGCCTCGGCCTGA
- the secE gene encoding preprotein translocase subunit SecE, producing the protein MTELHDGSAVPERETGDDGRDGSVAARDRSDRGERRPSPVARTSLYFRQVVAEMRKVIWPTRTELTHYTIVVLVFVLVMIALISVLDYGFGRLMFWVFG; encoded by the coding sequence GTGACCGAGCTGCACGACGGAAGCGCCGTCCCCGAGCGCGAGACCGGCGACGACGGCCGCGACGGCTCCGTCGCCGCGCGGGACCGCTCGGACCGGGGCGAGCGCCGGCCCTCGCCGGTGGCCCGGACCTCGCTCTACTTCCGCCAGGTCGTGGCGGAGATGCGCAAGGTCATCTGGCCGACGCGCACCGAGCTGACGCACTACACGATCGTCGTGCTGGTCTTCGTGCTCGTGATGATCGCGCTCATCTCGGTCCTGGACTACGGCTTCGGCCGGCTCATGTTCTGGGTCTTCGGCTGA
- the rplJ gene encoding 50S ribosomal protein L10, producing MARPDKAAAVAELTEHFRSSSAAVLTEYRGLTVAQLKELRRSLGDGATYAVVKNTLTKIAARDAGIDGLDDLLAGPSAVAFVKGEPVEAAKGLRDFARANPLLIIKGGVLDGRPISAEDISKLADLESREVLLAKAAGAMNATMAKAAALFQAPLSQAARLADALRAKQAEGAPAEEAAPAAADEADAPAEAPAEA from the coding sequence ATGGCGAGGCCCGACAAGGCAGCCGCCGTCGCCGAGCTGACGGAGCACTTCCGCAGCTCGTCCGCGGCGGTGCTCACCGAGTACCGCGGTCTCACCGTCGCCCAGCTCAAGGAGCTGCGCCGGTCGCTCGGCGACGGTGCGACGTACGCCGTGGTGAAGAACACGCTGACCAAGATCGCTGCCCGTGACGCGGGCATCGACGGCCTCGACGACCTGCTGGCCGGCCCCTCGGCCGTGGCGTTCGTCAAGGGCGAGCCGGTCGAGGCCGCCAAGGGCCTGCGTGACTTCGCCCGCGCGAACCCCCTGCTCATCATCAAGGGCGGCGTGCTCGACGGCCGCCCGATCTCGGCGGAGGACATCTCCAAGCTCGCGGACCTCGAGTCCCGTGAGGTCCTCCTCGCCAAGGCTGCCGGCGCGATGAACGCGACCATGGCCAAGGCGGCTGCGCTGTTCCAGGCGCCGCTGTCGCAGGCTGCCCGGCTGGCCGACGCGCTGCGCGCCAAGCAGGCCGAGGGTGCTCCCGCCGAGGAGGCTGCGCCCGCCGCAGCCGACGAGGCGGACGCGCCGGCCGAGGCTCCGGCCGAGGCCTGA
- the nusG gene encoding transcription termination/antitermination protein NusG gives MGGTTDATSGYVEGAAVSGATQDELAEGGFADASADSVEGPGDASAETSPETSPETGPETGPGTGAEAAAEPEEDEDPVEAFYTALRRAPGDWYVVHSYAGYENRVKSNLEQRISSLNMEDFIFQIEVPMEEVTEIKNGQRKQVRRNKFPGYVLVRMDLTDESWGAVRNTPGVTGFVGHTHSPTPLSLDEVGRMIAPKPEEKRPGTSGAAAPEVKVVDFSVGDSVMVNEGPFATLHATITEIDVDARKVRALVEIFGRETPVELPFSQIQKI, from the coding sequence CTGGGCGGCACCACCGACGCGACCAGCGGCTACGTCGAGGGCGCCGCGGTCTCCGGCGCGACCCAGGACGAGCTGGCCGAGGGCGGCTTCGCGGACGCGTCGGCCGACTCGGTCGAGGGCCCCGGCGACGCGAGCGCCGAGACCAGCCCGGAGACCAGCCCGGAGACCGGCCCGGAGACCGGCCCGGGGACCGGCGCTGAGGCTGCGGCCGAGCCCGAGGAGGACGAGGACCCGGTCGAGGCGTTCTACACCGCACTGCGGCGGGCGCCCGGCGACTGGTATGTCGTGCACTCCTACGCGGGCTACGAGAACCGGGTGAAGTCCAACCTCGAGCAGCGCATCTCGAGCTTGAACATGGAGGACTTCATCTTCCAGATCGAGGTGCCCATGGAAGAGGTCACCGAGATCAAGAACGGCCAGCGCAAGCAGGTCCGGCGCAACAAGTTCCCCGGCTACGTCCTGGTCCGCATGGACCTCACGGACGAGTCGTGGGGCGCGGTGCGCAACACCCCCGGCGTGACCGGCTTCGTGGGGCACACCCACTCCCCGACGCCGCTCAGCCTCGACGAGGTCGGGCGGATGATCGCGCCCAAGCCCGAGGAGAAGCGACCCGGGACCAGCGGTGCCGCCGCCCCCGAGGTCAAGGTCGTGGACTTCTCCGTGGGCGACTCGGTCATGGTCAACGAGGGCCCGTTCGCCACGCTGCACGCCACGATCACCGAGATCGACGTGGACGCCCGCAAGGTGCGTGCCCTCGTCGAGATCTTCGGCCGTGAGACCCCGGTCGAGCTCCCGTTCAGCCAGATCCAGAAGATCTGA
- a CDS encoding DNA-directed RNA polymerase subunit beta': protein MLDVNFFDELRIGLATADDIRQWSHGEVKKPETINYRTLKPEKDGLFCEKIFGPTRDWECYCGKYKRVRFKGIICERCGVEVTRAKVRRERMGHIELAAPVTHIWYFKGVPSRLGYLLDLAPKDLEKIIYFAAYMITEVDEERRHVDLPSLEAQIGVERGQLEQRRDSDVEARQRKLEEDIAALEAEGAKSDARRKVREGAEREMKQIRDRAQREIDRLNEVWDRFKGLKVQDLEGDEILYREMRDRFGEYFKGGMGAAAIQARLQSFDLEAEAEKLREIIRTGKGQKKTRALKRLKVVSAFLNTRNSPMGMVLDCVPVIPPDLRPMVQLDGGRFATSDLNDLYRRVINRNNRLKRLLDLGAPEIIVNNEKRMLQEAVDALFDNGRRGRPVTGPGNRPLKSLSDMLKGKQGRFRQNLLGKRVDYSGRSVIVVGPQLKLHQCGLPKQMALELFKPFVMKRLVDLNHAQNIKSAKRMVERARPVVWDVLEEVITEHPVLLNRAPTLHRLGIQAFEPQLVEGKAIQIHPLVCTAFNADFDGDQMAVHLPLSAEAQAEARILMLSSNNILSPAHGRPITAPTQDMVLGIYYLTSQLDGAEGEGRVFASAAEAVMAYDQRTLSLQARVRIRVQDVVPPAGFTAPEGWEPGQPYVLETTLGRTLFNEALPTDYPFVDRVVDKKVLSGIVNDLAERYPKVQVAATLDALKAAGFHWSTRSGVTISIEDVVTPKAKQAILDEHELRAEKVQGQYERGLITDDERRQELINIWTEATNKVADAMQQEFPRQNTVFMMVNSGARGNWMQVRQIAGMRGLVANPKGEIIPRPIKSNFREGLSVLEYFIATHGARKGLADTALRTADSGYLTRRLVDVSQDVIIREEDCGTDRGIVMRIADRSADGTKLVRAENVETSVYSRNLAEPAVGPEGTEVAPANTDLGDVVIGRLVDAGVETVKVRSVLTCDSKVGTCAMCYGRSLATGKLVDVGEAVGIIAAQSIGEPGTQLTMRTFHTGGVAGDDITHGLPRVVELFEARTPKGVAPISEAAGRVSIEETDKSRKLVVTPDDGSEEIGYPVSKRARLLVGEGDRVEVGQKLVQGAVDPKQVLRILGPRQVQIHLVEQVQEVYRSQGVSIHDKHIEVIVRQMLKRVTIIESGDAELLPGELVERSRFEVENRRVVAEGGQPASGRPELMGITKASLATESWLSAASFQETTRVLTTAAMEAKSDSLLGLKENVIIGKLIPAGTGLARYRNIRVEPTEEAKAAMYSLPGYEELDYSPFGQGSGQAVPLEDYDYGPYTG, encoded by the coding sequence GTGCTGGACGTCAACTTCTTTGACGAGCTGCGCATCGGCCTCGCGACCGCCGACGACATCCGTCAGTGGTCGCACGGCGAGGTCAAGAAGCCCGAGACCATCAACTACCGGACGCTGAAGCCGGAGAAGGATGGCCTCTTCTGCGAGAAGATCTTCGGTCCCACCCGGGACTGGGAGTGCTACTGCGGCAAGTACAAGCGCGTCCGCTTCAAGGGCATCATCTGCGAGCGCTGCGGTGTCGAGGTCACGCGGGCGAAGGTGCGCCGTGAGCGGATGGGCCACATCGAGCTGGCCGCCCCGGTCACGCACATCTGGTACTTCAAGGGCGTCCCGAGCCGGCTGGGCTACCTGCTCGACCTGGCTCCCAAGGACCTCGAGAAGATCATCTACTTCGCGGCCTACATGATCACCGAGGTCGACGAGGAGCGTCGCCACGTCGACCTGCCCTCGCTCGAGGCGCAGATCGGCGTCGAGCGCGGCCAGCTCGAGCAGCGCCGCGACTCCGACGTCGAGGCCCGCCAGCGCAAGCTGGAGGAGGACATCGCCGCGCTCGAGGCCGAGGGGGCCAAGAGCGACGCGCGCCGCAAGGTGCGCGAGGGTGCCGAGCGCGAGATGAAGCAGATCCGCGACCGTGCCCAGCGCGAGATCGACCGCCTCAACGAGGTCTGGGACCGCTTCAAGGGGCTCAAGGTCCAGGACCTCGAGGGCGACGAGATCCTCTACCGCGAGATGCGCGACCGCTTCGGCGAGTACTTCAAGGGCGGCATGGGCGCCGCGGCGATCCAGGCCCGCCTGCAGTCCTTCGACCTCGAGGCCGAGGCCGAGAAGCTGCGCGAGATCATCCGCACCGGCAAGGGCCAGAAGAAGACCCGCGCCCTCAAGCGGCTCAAGGTCGTCAGCGCGTTCCTCAACACGCGCAACTCGCCCATGGGCATGGTGCTCGACTGCGTCCCGGTCATCCCGCCGGACCTGCGCCCGATGGTGCAGCTCGACGGTGGCCGCTTCGCGACGAGCGACCTCAACGACCTCTACCGCCGCGTCATCAACCGCAACAACCGCCTGAAGCGCCTTCTCGACCTCGGGGCCCCCGAGATCATCGTCAACAACGAGAAGCGCATGCTCCAGGAGGCCGTCGACGCGCTGTTCGACAACGGCCGCCGCGGGCGCCCGGTCACCGGCCCGGGCAACCGGCCGTTGAAGTCGCTGTCGGACATGCTCAAGGGCAAGCAGGGCCGCTTCCGGCAGAACCTGCTCGGCAAGCGCGTCGACTACTCGGGCCGTTCGGTCATCGTGGTCGGCCCGCAGCTCAAGCTCCACCAGTGCGGCCTGCCCAAGCAGATGGCGCTCGAGCTGTTCAAGCCGTTCGTGATGAAGCGGCTCGTAGACCTCAACCACGCGCAGAACATCAAGTCGGCCAAGCGCATGGTCGAGCGCGCCCGCCCGGTGGTGTGGGACGTGCTCGAGGAGGTCATCACCGAGCACCCGGTGCTGCTCAACCGTGCCCCCACGCTGCACCGCCTCGGCATCCAGGCCTTCGAGCCCCAGCTGGTCGAGGGCAAGGCGATCCAGATCCACCCGCTGGTCTGCACCGCCTTCAACGCCGACTTCGACGGTGACCAGATGGCGGTCCACCTGCCGCTGTCGGCCGAGGCGCAGGCCGAGGCCCGCATCCTCATGCTGTCGAGCAACAACATCCTCTCGCCGGCGCACGGTCGTCCGATCACCGCGCCGACGCAGGACATGGTGCTCGGCATCTACTACCTGACGTCCCAGCTCGACGGGGCCGAGGGCGAGGGGCGCGTGTTCGCGTCGGCCGCCGAGGCCGTCATGGCGTACGACCAGCGGACGCTGTCGCTGCAGGCGCGGGTCCGGATCCGCGTCCAGGACGTCGTCCCGCCGGCGGGCTTCACCGCTCCCGAGGGCTGGGAGCCGGGCCAGCCGTACGTCCTGGAGACCACGCTCGGGCGCACCCTCTTCAACGAGGCGCTGCCGACGGACTACCCGTTCGTCGACCGCGTCGTCGACAAGAAGGTGCTCTCCGGCATCGTCAACGACCTCGCCGAGCGCTACCCCAAGGTCCAGGTCGCCGCGACGCTCGACGCCCTCAAGGCGGCCGGCTTCCACTGGTCGACCCGTTCCGGCGTCACGATCTCGATCGAGGACGTCGTCACGCCGAAGGCGAAGCAGGCCATCCTCGACGAGCACGAGCTCCGCGCGGAGAAGGTGCAGGGCCAGTACGAGCGCGGCCTCATCACCGACGACGAGCGTCGCCAGGAGCTCATCAACATCTGGACCGAGGCGACGAACAAGGTCGCCGACGCCATGCAGCAGGAGTTCCCGCGCCAGAACACCGTCTTCATGATGGTCAACTCGGGCGCGCGTGGTAACTGGATGCAGGTCCGCCAGATCGCCGGTATGCGCGGCCTCGTGGCGAACCCCAAGGGCGAGATCATCCCGCGCCCGATCAAGTCCAACTTCCGCGAGGGCCTCTCGGTCCTGGAGTACTTCATCGCCACCCACGGCGCCCGCAAGGGCCTCGCGGACACGGCGCTGCGTACCGCCGACTCGGGCTACCTCACCCGTCGTCTGGTCGACGTGTCGCAGGACGTCATCATCCGCGAGGAGGACTGCGGCACCGACCGCGGCATCGTGATGCGGATCGCGGACCGGTCCGCCGACGGCACGAAGCTGGTGCGCGCCGAGAACGTCGAGACGAGCGTCTACTCGCGCAACCTCGCCGAGCCGGCCGTCGGGCCTGAGGGCACCGAGGTGGCGCCGGCCAACACCGACCTCGGCGACGTCGTGATCGGCCGCCTGGTCGACGCGGGGGTCGAGACGGTCAAGGTCCGCTCGGTCCTGACCTGCGACAGCAAGGTCGGCACCTGCGCGATGTGCTACGGCCGCTCGCTGGCCACCGGCAAGCTCGTCGACGTCGGCGAGGCGGTCGGCATCATCGCCGCCCAGTCGATCGGTGAGCCGGGCACGCAGCTGACGATGCGTACCTTCCACACCGGCGGTGTCGCGGGTGACGACATCACCCACGGCCTCCCGCGTGTGGTCGAGCTCTTCGAGGCCCGTACGCCCAAGGGCGTGGCGCCGATCTCGGAGGCGGCGGGTCGGGTCTCCATCGAGGAGACCGACAAGTCGCGCAAGCTCGTGGTGACGCCGGACGACGGCTCGGAGGAGATCGGCTACCCGGTCTCCAAGCGCGCCCGTCTGCTGGTGGGCGAGGGCGACCGGGTCGAGGTCGGGCAGAAGCTCGTGCAGGGCGCGGTCGACCCCAAGCAGGTGCTGCGCATCCTCGGCCCTCGCCAGGTGCAGATCCACCTGGTCGAGCAGGTCCAGGAGGTCTACCGCTCGCAGGGCGTGTCGATCCACGACAAGCACATCGAGGTCATCGTTCGCCAGATGCTCAAGCGGGTGACGATCATCGAGTCCGGCGACGCGGAGCTGCTGCCGGGCGAGCTGGTGGAGCGGTCGCGTTTCGAGGTGGAGAACCGCCGCGTGGTGGCCGAGGGCGGGCAGCCGGCCTCGGGCCGTCCGGAGCTCATGGGCATCACCAAGGCCTCGCTGGCCACGGAGTCCTGGCTCTCGGCGGCGTCCTTCCAGGAGACGACGCGGGTCCTCACGACCGCGGCGATGGAGGCCAAGAGCGACTCGCTGCTCGGCCTCAAGGAGAACGTCATCATCGGCAAGCTCATCCCGGCCGGCACGGGCCTCGCCCGCTACCGCAACATCCGGGTCGAGCCCACCGAGGAGGCGAAGGCGGCCATGTACTCGCTGCCCGGCTACGAGGAGCTGGACTACAGCCCCTTCGGCCAGGGCTCGGGTCAGGCCGTCCCGCTCGAGGACTACGACTACGGCCCCTACACGGGCTGA
- the rplL gene encoding 50S ribosomal protein L7/L12 — MAKLSTEELLDAFKELTLIELSEFVKQFEETFGVTAAAPVAVAAAPGAAGGGAAADAPEEKDEFDVILESAGDKKIQVIKEVRGLTNLGLKEAKDLVDGAPKPVLEKVNKETADKAKAALEGAGASVSVK, encoded by the coding sequence ATGGCGAAGCTCAGCACCGAAGAGCTGCTCGACGCGTTCAAGGAGCTCACGCTCATCGAGCTCAGCGAGTTCGTGAAGCAGTTCGAGGAGACCTTCGGCGTCACCGCCGCTGCCCCGGTCGCGGTCGCGGCTGCGCCCGGCGCCGCTGGCGGCGGCGCGGCCGCCGACGCCCCCGAGGAGAAGGACGAGTTCGACGTCATCCTCGAGTCGGCCGGCGACAAGAAGATCCAGGTCATCAAGGAGGTCCGTGGCCTCACGAACCTCGGCCTCAAGGAGGCCAAGGACCTGGTCGACGGCGCGCCGAAGCCCGTCCTGGAGAAGGTCAACAAGGAGACCGCCGACAAGGCCAAGGCTGCCCTCGAGGGCGCCGGCGCTTCGGTCTCGGTCAAGTAA
- the rplK gene encoding 50S ribosomal protein L11 yields MPPKKKLAAIIKLQIQAGAATPAPPVGPALGQHGVNIMEFVKAYNAATEAQRGQVVPVEISVFEDRSFTFITKTPPAAKLILAAAGIPKGSSEPHKTKVAKLTRDQVREIAQTKMPDLNANDLDAAEKIIAGTARQMGITVEG; encoded by the coding sequence ATGCCCCCCAAGAAGAAGCTTGCAGCCATCATCAAGCTGCAGATCCAGGCCGGCGCGGCCACGCCCGCGCCGCCGGTCGGCCCGGCGCTCGGTCAGCACGGCGTCAACATCATGGAGTTCGTCAAGGCGTACAACGCCGCGACGGAGGCCCAGCGCGGACAGGTCGTCCCCGTCGAGATCAGCGTGTTCGAGGACCGCTCGTTCACGTTCATCACCAAGACGCCGCCGGCCGCGAAGCTCATCCTTGCCGCCGCCGGGATCCCGAAGGGCTCCAGCGAGCCGCACAAGACCAAGGTCGCCAAGCTGACGCGCGACCAGGTCCGTGAGATCGCGCAGACCAAGATGCCCGACCTCAACGCCAACGACCTCGACGCCGCCGAGAAGATCATCGCCGGCACCGCCCGTCAGATGGGCATCACGGTCGAGGGCTGA
- the rpoB gene encoding DNA-directed RNA polymerase subunit beta, which translates to MAAPRTAEPGTNQQLNNWESTAPTRISFAKIREPLEVPNLLALQTDSFDWLLGNAKWKARVEAMRADGLLVPEKSGLQEIFEEISPIEDFQGTMSLSFSDPEFYEPKYSVEECKERDITYSAPLFVTAEFMNNNTGEIKSQTVFMGDFPLMTNKGTFIINGTERVVVSQLVRSPGVYFDKTLDKTSDKDVFGAKIIPSRGAWLEFEIDKRDQVGVRVDRKRKQSVTVLLKALGWDDARILEEFGEFESMRSTLEKDHTTGQDDALLDIYRKLRPGEPPTREAAQTLLENLYFNPKRYDLAKVGRYKVNKKIGTEGEIGAGVLTVDDIVATIKYLVALHAGQPTIDSARGPVRVEVDDIDHFGNRRLRTVGELIQNQVRTGLSRMERVVRERMTTQDVEAITPQTLINIRPVVASIKEFFGTSQLSQFMDQTNPVAGLTHKRRLSALGPGGLSRERAGMEVRDVHPSHYGRMCPIETPEGPNIGLIGSLATYARINAFGFVETPYRKVVDGRVSDDVDYLTADEEDEHTIAQANAPLNPDGSFAEARVLVRRKGGEVEFIPADEVDYMDVSPRQMVSVATAMIPFLEHDDANRALMGANMQRQAVPLLRSESPLVGTGMEYRGAKDAGDVIVAEKAGVVQEVSADYITVANDDGTYQTYRVQKFRRSNQGTAFNQRPIVDEGQRLEEGQVIADGPCTDQGEMALGKNLLVAFMSWEGHNYEDAIILSQRLVQDDVLSSIHIEEHEVDARDTKLGPEEITRDIPNVSEEVLADLDERGIIRIGADVVTGDILVGKVTPKGETELTPEERLLRAIFGEKAREVRDTSLKVPHGESGKVIGVRVFDRDEGFELPPGVNQLVRVYVAQKRKITDGDKLAGRHGNKGVISKILPVEDMPFLEDGTPVDIVLNPLGVPGRMNVGQVLETHLGWVAKTGWNVEGEDEPGESWKASLRSIGADSAPAGTNVATPVFDGAREEEITGLLDSTTPTRDGVRLIGSSGKARLFDGRSGEPFPAPVSVGYIYILKLHHLVDDKIHARSTGPYSMITQQPLGGKAQFGGQRFGEMEVWALEAYGASYALQELLTIKSDDVLGRVKVYEAIVKGENIPEPGIPESFKVLIKEMQSLCLNVEVLSSDGMSIEMRETDEDVFRAAEELGIDLSRREPSSVEEV; encoded by the coding sequence TTGGCCGCCCCGCGCACTGCAGAACCCGGCACCAACCAGCAGTTGAACAACTGGGAGAGCACCGCTCCCACCCGTATCTCCTTCGCCAAGATCCGCGAGCCGCTTGAGGTCCCGAACCTCCTCGCGCTGCAGACCGACAGCTTCGACTGGCTGCTCGGCAACGCGAAGTGGAAGGCCCGCGTCGAGGCGATGCGGGCCGACGGCCTCCTCGTCCCGGAGAAGTCCGGTCTCCAGGAGATCTTCGAGGAGATCAGCCCGATCGAGGACTTCCAGGGGACGATGTCCCTGTCGTTCTCGGACCCCGAGTTCTACGAGCCCAAGTACTCCGTCGAGGAGTGCAAGGAGCGCGACATCACCTACTCGGCGCCGCTGTTCGTCACGGCCGAGTTCATGAACAACAACACCGGCGAGATCAAGTCGCAGACGGTGTTCATGGGTGACTTCCCGCTCATGACCAACAAGGGCACGTTCATCATCAACGGCACCGAGCGTGTCGTCGTGTCCCAGCTGGTCCGCTCGCCGGGCGTCTACTTCGACAAGACGCTGGACAAGACCTCGGACAAGGACGTCTTCGGCGCCAAGATCATCCCGAGCCGCGGCGCGTGGCTCGAGTTCGAGATCGACAAGCGCGACCAGGTCGGCGTCCGCGTCGACCGCAAGCGCAAGCAGTCGGTCACGGTCCTGCTCAAGGCCCTCGGCTGGGACGACGCGAGGATCCTCGAGGAGTTCGGCGAGTTCGAGTCGATGCGCTCGACGCTCGAGAAGGACCACACCACCGGGCAGGACGACGCGCTGCTCGACATCTACCGCAAGCTGCGCCCGGGTGAGCCGCCGACCCGTGAGGCCGCGCAGACGCTGCTGGAGAACCTCTACTTCAACCCCAAGCGCTACGACCTGGCCAAGGTCGGCCGCTACAAGGTGAACAAGAAGATCGGCACCGAGGGCGAGATCGGCGCCGGCGTGCTGACCGTGGACGACATCGTCGCCACGATCAAGTACCTCGTCGCCCTGCACGCGGGCCAGCCGACGATCGACTCCGCGCGCGGCCCCGTGCGGGTCGAGGTCGACGACATCGACCACTTCGGCAACCGTCGCCTGCGCACGGTCGGCGAGCTCATCCAGAACCAGGTCCGCACCGGCCTGTCCCGGATGGAGCGCGTCGTCCGCGAGCGCATGACGACCCAGGACGTCGAGGCGATCACGCCGCAGACCCTGATCAACATCCGGCCGGTCGTGGCGAGCATCAAGGAGTTCTTCGGGACCTCCCAGCTCAGCCAGTTCATGGACCAGACCAACCCGGTCGCCGGCCTCACGCACAAGCGCCGGCTCTCGGCGCTCGGCCCCGGCGGCCTGTCCCGCGAGCGTGCGGGCATGGAGGTCCGTGACGTCCACCCGAGCCACTACGGGCGCATGTGCCCGATCGAGACCCCTGAAGGCCCGAACATCGGCCTGATCGGCTCGCTCGCGACGTACGCCCGGATCAACGCGTTCGGGTTCGTCGAGACCCCGTACCGCAAGGTGGTCGACGGCCGCGTCAGCGACGACGTCGACTACCTCACCGCGGACGAGGAGGACGAGCACACGATCGCGCAGGCGAACGCCCCGCTGAACCCGGACGGCTCGTTCGCCGAGGCCCGCGTGCTCGTCCGCCGCAAGGGCGGCGAGGTCGAGTTCATCCCGGCCGACGAGGTCGACTACATGGACGTCTCGCCGCGCCAGATGGTGTCGGTCGCGACGGCGATGATCCCGTTCCTCGAGCACGACGACGCCAACCGCGCGCTCATGGGGGCGAACATGCAGCGCCAGGCGGTCCCGCTGCTGCGCAGCGAGTCCCCGCTGGTGGGCACCGGCATGGAGTACCGCGGCGCCAAGGACGCGGGCGACGTCATCGTGGCCGAGAAGGCCGGCGTGGTGCAGGAGGTCTCGGCCGACTACATCACGGTCGCCAACGACGACGGCACCTACCAGACGTACCGGGTGCAGAAGTTCCGTCGCTCCAACCAGGGCACGGCCTTCAACCAGCGCCCGATCGTGGACGAGGGCCAGCGGCTCGAGGAGGGCCAGGTCATCGCCGACGGTCCCTGCACGGACCAGGGCGAGATGGCGCTCGGCAAGAACCTCCTCGTGGCGTTCATGTCGTGGGAGGGCCACAACTACGAGGACGCGATCATCCTCAGCCAGCGCCTGGTGCAGGACGACGTCCTCTCCTCGATCCACATCGAGGAGCACGAGGTCGACGCCCGCGACACCAAGCTCGGCCCCGAGGAGATCACCCGGGACATCCCGAACGTCTCCGAGGAGGTCCTCGCCGACCTCGACGAGCGCGGCATCATCCGCATCGGCGCCGACGTCGTCACCGGCGACATCCTGGTCGGCAAGGTCACGCCGAAGGGCGAGACCGAGCTGACGCCGGAGGAGCGCCTGCTCCGCGCGATCTTCGGTGAGAAGGCGCGAGAGGTCCGCGACACCAGCCTCAAGGTGCCGCACGGGGAGTCCGGCAAGGTCATCGGCGTGCGTGTCTTCGACCGTGACGAGGGCTTCGAGCTCCCGCCGGGCGTCAACCAGCTGGTCCGCGTCTACGTCGCCCAGAAGCGCAAGATCACCGACGGCGACAAGCTCGCGGGCCGGCACGGCAACAAGGGCGTCATCTCCAAGATCCTCCCGGTCGAGGACATGCCGTTCCTCGAGGACGGCACGCCGGTCGACATCGTGCTCAACCCGCTGGGCGTGCCCGGCCGCATGAACGTCGGGCAGGTGCTGGAGACCCACTTGGGCTGGGTGGCCAAGACAGGCTGGAACGTCGAGGGCGAGGACGAGCCCGGCGAGTCGTGGAAGGCCTCGCTGCGCTCGATCGGCGCCGACTCCGCGCCTGCCGGGACCAACGTCGCGACCCCGGTCTTCGACGGTGCCCGCGAGGAGGAGATCACCGGCCTGCTCGACTCCACCACGCCCACGCGTGACGGGGTCCGCCTCATCGGCAGCTCGGGCAAGGCCCGGCTGTTCGACGGGCGCTCCGGCGAGCCGTTCCCCGCCCCGGTCTCGGTCGGCTACATCTACATCCTGAAGCTCCACCACCTGGTCGACGACAAGATCCACGCTCGCTCGACCGGCCCGTACTCCATGATCACCCAGCAGCCGCTCGGCGGTAAGGCCCAGTTCGGTGGCCAGCGCTTCGGTGAGATGGAGGTCTGGGCGCTCGAGGCGTACGGCGCGTCGTACGCCCTGCAGGAGCTGCTGACCATCAAGTCCGACGACGTCCTCGGCCGCGTGAAGGTCTACGAGGCCATCGTCAAGGGCGAGAACATCCCCGAGCCGGGCATTCCTGAGTCGTTCAAGGTGCTCATCAAGGAGATGCAGTCGCTCTGCCTGAACGTCGAGGTGCTCTCGAGCGACGGCATGTCGATCGAGATGCGCGAGACCGACGAGGACGTCTTCCGGGCGGCCGAGGAGCTGGGCATCGACCTGTCGCGGCGCGAGCCGAGCAGCGTCGAAGAGGTCTGA